One region of Bombus affinis isolate iyBomAffi1 chromosome 5, iyBomAffi1.2, whole genome shotgun sequence genomic DNA includes:
- the LOC126916862 gene encoding DNA topoisomerase 2 isoform X2: MSNTVENGSGDNASKKKTIEGIYQKKSQLEHILLRPDTYIGSVEPMTEMMWIYDKEKESMVQKEIKYVPGLYKIFDEILVNAADNKQRDPKMDTIKIEIDPKNNVISVWNNGKGIPVVIHKEENMYVPTMIFGHLLTSSNYDDEEEKVTGGRNGYGAKLCNIFSHRFTVETASKEYKKCLKQTWNNNMGSASEPRIKDFSGEDFTKVIFSPDLSKFKMQSLDDDIVALMSRRAYDIAASTRGVKVYLNGTKIPVKNFKDYVDFYIKGREDEGGNPLKVVYESCGARWEVAVALSDKGYQQMSFVNSIATTKGGRHTDHVTDLIVKQLTETLKRKNKAGVAIKPFQIKNHLWIFVNCLINNPTFDSQTKENMTLQPKSFGSKCTLSEKFITAVTKIGIVEAVLTWAKFKADSQLQKLGPKSKQRKLQGIPKLEDANDAGTNKSLECTLILTEGDSAKTMAVSGLAAIGRDKYGIFPLRGKILNVREATHKQILENAEINNLIKILGLQYKKKYETREDLKTLRYGKMMIMTDQDQDGSHIKGLLINFIHHNWPSLLKLNFVEEFITPIVKASKGNQILSFFSMPEFQKWKSETENFHTYKIKYYKGLGTSTAKEAKEYFENMTRHRIRFRYDGDQDDQNIIMAFSKKCVDQRKDWLMNHMDETKRRKEIGLGERFLYEKDTRTVSFSDFINVELVLYSNYDNVRSIPNMIDGFKPGQRKVLYTCLKRNDKREVKVAQLAGSVAEHSAYHHGEVSLMSTIINLAQNFVGSNNINLLQPIGQFGTRLAGGKDAASPRYIFTMLSPLARYIFHKHDDPLLKHEYDDNQKIEPVFYVPTIPMVLVNGADGIGTGWMTKIPNYNPREIIENLYRMMDGADPKPMVPYYKNFKGVIESCGDYRYVINGEISVIAPDKVEITELPVGTWTQTYKETVLEPMLHGTEKIPAMISDYKEYNTDTAVHFIIMINRDKLVELERDGLHKAFKLQTTTTVTSMCAFDENLCLQKYDSVLQILKGFYKVRLETYHKRKEYLEGILQAEASKLSNQARFILEKCDGTIVIENKKRKDMIAELIRREYESDPVLAWKLSQNREEVLEEVAENVDEESATSSTAIGKENFDYLLGMTLWCLTKEKKDELLRQKDDKLAELKRLQARTPISLWKEDLDNLLNELNRLEEKERKEEQKSKQCIKKPPSKYYTSDDIRRIVPIIDTELKRKIEKAEIVSKDKKEGIKKHQRVKKEPIEDKDEFDMLIESNAKPIDDRLGNSPEKIEKRAGGKKRLKQTTLQFKSKAKKEKDDKKKDKDSDSNDDIDFGSISPPPAPRTSRRAAAAKKNYNYSSAESSSSDEILSISSDMEHKTKPTTAVINSDSDDILKIHKKPSSEELFDSLVGSTPEKQSTKAPAASSEESSSIFSPPMKAPAKKKTENGGKAMKRQLKKKVVSSDSDSEEVMFSNKQTPVKKRKKKSESEEESILSAVDNSPVPPRKTAGRARKPISYAVSDDDEDDSN, from the exons ATGAGTAATACAGTAGAAAATGGAAGTGGTGATAATGCATCAAAGAAAAAAACTATTGAAGGTATATATCAAAAAAAGTCTCAGTTGGAACATATTTTACTACGTCCTGATACTTATATTGGTTCTGTTGAACCAATGACGGAAATGATGTGGATTTAtgataaagaaaaagaatcaatggtacaaaaagaaataaaatatgttcCGGGATTGTACAAAATATTTGATGAAATATTAGTAAATGCAGCAGATAATAAACAGAGGGATCCTAAAATGGAtacaattaaaattgaaattgatcC aaaaaataATGTTATATCTGTATGGAATAATGGTAAAGGCATTCCAGTGGTAATTCATAAAGAGGAAAATATGTATGTTCCTACAATGATATTTGGCCATTTGTTAACATCATCTAATTATGATGATGAAGAAGAAAAAGTAACAGGTGGTAGAAATGGCTATGGTGCCAAATTGTGTAATATTTTTAGCCACCGCTTTACTGTGGAAACTGCGTCTAAAGAAtacaaaaaatgtttaaaacaa acgTGGAATAATAATATGGGAAGTGcaagtgagcctaggatcaaaGACTTTTCTGGCGAAGATTTTACAAAAGTCATATTTTCACCAGATCTATCAAAATTTAAAATGCAGTCTTTGGATGATGACATAGTTGCTCTAATGTCTAGAAGAGCTTATGATATAGCAGCTTCAACTAGAGGTGTTAAAGTCTATCTTAATGGTACTAAGATTCCTGTCAAGAATTTCAAGGACTATGTTGATTTCTATATCAAGGGTAGAGAAGATGAAGGTGGTAATCCTTTAAAAGTTGTATATGAAAGTTGTGGAGCTCGTTGGGAAGTAGCCGTTGCTTTATCTGACAAGGGTTACCAGCAAATGTCTTTTGTAAACAGTATTGCAACAACAAAG GGTGGCCGACATACAGATCATGTCACAGATTTAATAGTGAAACAATTAACAGAAAcattaaaaaggaaaaataaggCTGGAGTAGCAATTAAACCATTCCAAATAAAAAATCATTTGTGGATTTTTGTTAATTGTCTTATTAATAATCCCACATTTGATTCACAAACTAAAGAGAATATGACATTGCAACCTAAAAGTTTTGGATCAAAGTGCACACTTAGTGAAAAATTTATTACAGCT GTAACGAAAATCGGAATTGTAGAAGCAGTTTTGACATGGGCGAAATTTAAAGCCGATAGTCAGTTACAAAAATTGGGCCCCAAGTCAAAACAAAGAAAATTGCAAG GTATACCAAAATTGGAAGATGCTAATGATGCTGGAACTAACAAATCATTAGAATGTACACTTATATTAACTGAGGGAGATTCAGCCAAAACCATGGCTGTATCTGGACTTGCGGCGATAGGTAGAGATAAATATGGTATATTTCCTTTAAGAG GTAAAATTTTGAACGTAAGAGAAGCAACACATAAGCAGATTTTGGAAAATgcagaaattaataatttaataaaaattcttgGACTCcagtataaaaagaaatatgaaaCTCGAGAAGATTTAAAAACATTACGTTATGGAAAAATGATGATAATGACTGATCAAGATCAG GATGGTTCTCATATCAAAGGCTtactaattaattttattcatcaTAATTGGCCGTcattattgaaattaaatttcgtagAGGAATTTATTACACCTATTGTTAAAGCTTCAAAAGGAAATCAAATATTAAGCTTCTTTTCAATGCCAGAATTCCAGAAATGGAAGTCAGAAACGGAAAATTTTCATACCTACAAAATTAAGTACTACAAAG GTTTGGGTACTTCCACTGCTAAGGAAGCAaaagaatattttgaaaatatgaCTAGACATAGAATTCGATTTAGATATGATGGAGATCAAGATGATCAGAACATCATCATGGCTTTCAGTAAGAAATGTGTTGATCAACGTAAAGATTGGTTAATGAACCATATGGATGAAAcaaagagaagaaaggaaattGGTCTTGGAGAACGCTTTCTGTACGAAAAGGATACACGGACTGTGTCCTTTTCTGACTTCATTAATGTAGAATTGGTTTTATACAGTAACTATGACAATGTTCGGTCTATACCAAATATGATCGATGGTTTTAAACCTGGACAAAGGAAAGTATTATATACATGTTTAAAACGTAATGACAAGCGTGAAGTAAAAGTTGCACAATTAGCTGGTTCTGTAGCTGAACATTCAGCATATCATCATGGCGAAGTTTCTCTTATGTCAACCATCATTAATCTCGCACAAAATTTCGTAGgaagtaataatataaatttactaCAACCAATTGGTCAATTTGGTACGAGACTCGCCGGAGGAAAGGATGCAGCGAGTCCTCGTTACATTTTCACAATGCTCAG TCCATTAGCAAGATATATATTTCACAAACATGATGATCCTTTATTAAAACATGAATATGATGATAATCAAAAAATTGAACCTGTCTTTTATGTACCAACTATACCAATGGTATTAGTAAATGGTGCTGATGGTATTGGTACTGGATGGATGACAAAGATACCAAATTATAATCCTagagaaataattgaaaatttatatagaaTGATGGATGGTGCTGACCCAAAACCAAtg GTACCATATTATAAAAACTTTAAAGGGGTCATAGAAAGTTGTGGAGATTATAGATATGTTATTAATGGAGAAATCTCAGTGATAGCACCAGATAAAGTTGAAATTACTGAACTACCAGTTGGGACTTGGACTCAAACATATAAAGAAACAGTATTGGAACCAATGTTACATGGAACTGAGAAAATCCCAGCTATGATTAG TGATTACAAGGAATATAATACAGATACAGCAGTACACTTTATAATAATGATAAATCGTGATAAGTTAGTAGAACTAGAAAGAGATGGTCTTCATAAAGCATTTAAATTGCAAACAACAACAACAGTTACATCTATG TGTGCTTTTGACGAGAATCTATGTCTACAAAAATATGATAGTGTTCTTCAGATTTTAAAAGGTTTTTATAAAGTAAGGTTAGAAACGTAtcataaaagaaaagaatatttgGAAGGTATATTACAAGCAGAGGCATCTAAGCTTTCAAATCAAGCACGATTCATTCTAGAAAAGTGTGATGGTACTAtagtaatagaaaataaaaaaaggaaagatatgATTGCTGAATTAATTAGGCGAGAATATGAATCTGATCCAGTCTTGGCCTGGAAGTTATCACAAAACAGGGAAGAAGTTTTA GAAGAAGTAGCAGAAAATGTCGATGAAGAATCAGCTACATCATCTACAGCTATTGGAAAAGAGAACTTCGATTATTTACTAGGAATGACATTGTGGTGTTtaacgaaggaaaagaaagatgaactattacgtcaaaaAGACGATAAATTAGCGGAATTGAAAAGGTTACAAGCTCGTACACCTATTTCTTTATGGAAAGAGGATTTAGATAACTTGTTAAATGAATTGAATAGA ttagaagaaaaagaacgaaaagaAGAGCAGAAGTCTAAACAATGTATTAAAAAACCACCCTCAAAGTATTACACTTCTGATGATATTCGTCGAATAGTACCCATAATTGATActgaattaaaaagaaagattgaAAAAGCAGAAATTGTATCTAAGGATAAAAAGGAGGGCATAAAGAAACATCAAAGG gtAAAAAAAGAACCAATAGAAGATAAAGATGAATTTGACATGTTGATTGAATCAAATGCCAAACCTATAGATGATAGATTGGGCAATTCTccagaaaaaatagaaaaaagagcTGGTGGCAAAAAAA gattgaaacaaacaacattaCAATTTAAATCCAaagcgaaaaaagaaaaagacgacaagaagaaagataaagatTCTGATAGTAATGATGATATTGATTTTGGCAGTATTTCTCCTCCTCCAGCACCTCGTACATCTCGTAGAGCAGCAGCAG CTAAAAAGAATTACAACTATAGTAGTGCAGAATCTTCTTCTAGTGATGAAATACTCAGTATTTCTTCAGACATGGAGCA taaAACAAAACCTACTACAGCTGTCATTAATAGCGATTCTGATGATATTCTCAAAATACATAAGAAAC CTAGTTCGGAAGAACTTTTTGATTCATTAGTTGGTAGTACTCCAGAAAAACAATCAACAAAAGCTCCTGCAGCATCTAGCGAAGAATCATCTTCAATATTCTCACCTCCGATGAAAG CTCCCGCTAAAAAGAAAACTGAAAATGGTGGAAAGGCAATGAAAAGGCAATTAAAGAAAAAAGTTGTTTCTTCTGATTCAGACTCGGAGGAAGTTATGTTTTCAAATAAACAAACTCCC gtaaagaaaagaaagaagaagtctGAGTCGGAGGAAGAAAGTATTCTTAGTGCAGTAGATAATTCTCCGGTACCACCTCGAAAAACTGCCGGCCGTGCTCGTAAACCTATTTCATACGCTGTTTCGGATGATGATGAGGATGATTCCAACTGA
- the LOC126916862 gene encoding DNA topoisomerase 2 isoform X1: MSNTVENGSGDNASKKKTIEGIYQKKSQLEHILLRPDTYIGSVEPMTEMMWIYDKEKESMVQKEIKYVPGLYKIFDEILVNAADNKQRDPKMDTIKIEIDPKNNVISVWNNGKGIPVVIHKEENMYVPTMIFGHLLTSSNYDDEEEKVTGGRNGYGAKLCNIFSHRFTVETASKEYKKCLKQTWNNNMGSASEPRIKDFSGEDFTKVIFSPDLSKFKMQSLDDDIVALMSRRAYDIAASTRGVKVYLNGTKIPVKNFKDYVDFYIKGREDEGGNPLKVVYESCGARWEVAVALSDKGYQQMSFVNSIATTKGGRHTDHVTDLIVKQLTETLKRKNKAGVAIKPFQIKNHLWIFVNCLINNPTFDSQTKENMTLQPKSFGSKCTLSEKFITAVTKIGIVEAVLTWAKFKADSQLQKLGPKSKQRKLQGIPKLEDANDAGTNKSLECTLILTEGDSAKTMAVSGLAAIGRDKYGIFPLRGKILNVREATHKQILENAEINNLIKILGLQYKKKYETREDLKTLRYGKMMIMTDQDQDGSHIKGLLINFIHHNWPSLLKLNFVEEFITPIVKASKGNQILSFFSMPEFQKWKSETENFHTYKIKYYKGLGTSTAKEAKEYFENMTRHRIRFRYDGDQDDQNIIMAFSKKCVDQRKDWLMNHMDETKRRKEIGLGERFLYEKDTRTVSFSDFINVELVLYSNYDNVRSIPNMIDGFKPGQRKVLYTCLKRNDKREVKVAQLAGSVAEHSAYHHGEVSLMSTIINLAQNFVGSNNINLLQPIGQFGTRLAGGKDAASPRYIFTMLSPLARYIFHKHDDPLLKHEYDDNQKIEPVFYVPTIPMVLVNGADGIGTGWMTKIPNYNPREIIENLYRMMDGADPKPMVPYYKNFKGVIESCGDYRYVINGEISVIAPDKVEITELPVGTWTQTYKETVLEPMLHGTEKIPAMISDYKEYNTDTAVHFIIMINRDKLVELERDGLHKAFKLQTTTTVTSMCAFDENLCLQKYDSVLQILKGFYKVRLETYHKRKEYLEGILQAEASKLSNQARFILEKCDGTIVIENKKRKDMIAELIRREYESDPVLAWKLSQNREEVLVSIEEVAENVDEESATSSTAIGKENFDYLLGMTLWCLTKEKKDELLRQKDDKLAELKRLQARTPISLWKEDLDNLLNELNRLEEKERKEEQKSKQCIKKPPSKYYTSDDIRRIVPIIDTELKRKIEKAEIVSKDKKEGIKKHQRVKKEPIEDKDEFDMLIESNAKPIDDRLGNSPEKIEKRAGGKKRLKQTTLQFKSKAKKEKDDKKKDKDSDSNDDIDFGSISPPPAPRTSRRAAAAKKNYNYSSAESSSSDEILSISSDMEHKTKPTTAVINSDSDDILKIHKKPSSEELFDSLVGSTPEKQSTKAPAASSEESSSIFSPPMKAPAKKKTENGGKAMKRQLKKKVVSSDSDSEEVMFSNKQTPVKKRKKKSESEEESILSAVDNSPVPPRKTAGRARKPISYAVSDDDEDDSN; the protein is encoded by the exons ATGAGTAATACAGTAGAAAATGGAAGTGGTGATAATGCATCAAAGAAAAAAACTATTGAAGGTATATATCAAAAAAAGTCTCAGTTGGAACATATTTTACTACGTCCTGATACTTATATTGGTTCTGTTGAACCAATGACGGAAATGATGTGGATTTAtgataaagaaaaagaatcaatggtacaaaaagaaataaaatatgttcCGGGATTGTACAAAATATTTGATGAAATATTAGTAAATGCAGCAGATAATAAACAGAGGGATCCTAAAATGGAtacaattaaaattgaaattgatcC aaaaaataATGTTATATCTGTATGGAATAATGGTAAAGGCATTCCAGTGGTAATTCATAAAGAGGAAAATATGTATGTTCCTACAATGATATTTGGCCATTTGTTAACATCATCTAATTATGATGATGAAGAAGAAAAAGTAACAGGTGGTAGAAATGGCTATGGTGCCAAATTGTGTAATATTTTTAGCCACCGCTTTACTGTGGAAACTGCGTCTAAAGAAtacaaaaaatgtttaaaacaa acgTGGAATAATAATATGGGAAGTGcaagtgagcctaggatcaaaGACTTTTCTGGCGAAGATTTTACAAAAGTCATATTTTCACCAGATCTATCAAAATTTAAAATGCAGTCTTTGGATGATGACATAGTTGCTCTAATGTCTAGAAGAGCTTATGATATAGCAGCTTCAACTAGAGGTGTTAAAGTCTATCTTAATGGTACTAAGATTCCTGTCAAGAATTTCAAGGACTATGTTGATTTCTATATCAAGGGTAGAGAAGATGAAGGTGGTAATCCTTTAAAAGTTGTATATGAAAGTTGTGGAGCTCGTTGGGAAGTAGCCGTTGCTTTATCTGACAAGGGTTACCAGCAAATGTCTTTTGTAAACAGTATTGCAACAACAAAG GGTGGCCGACATACAGATCATGTCACAGATTTAATAGTGAAACAATTAACAGAAAcattaaaaaggaaaaataaggCTGGAGTAGCAATTAAACCATTCCAAATAAAAAATCATTTGTGGATTTTTGTTAATTGTCTTATTAATAATCCCACATTTGATTCACAAACTAAAGAGAATATGACATTGCAACCTAAAAGTTTTGGATCAAAGTGCACACTTAGTGAAAAATTTATTACAGCT GTAACGAAAATCGGAATTGTAGAAGCAGTTTTGACATGGGCGAAATTTAAAGCCGATAGTCAGTTACAAAAATTGGGCCCCAAGTCAAAACAAAGAAAATTGCAAG GTATACCAAAATTGGAAGATGCTAATGATGCTGGAACTAACAAATCATTAGAATGTACACTTATATTAACTGAGGGAGATTCAGCCAAAACCATGGCTGTATCTGGACTTGCGGCGATAGGTAGAGATAAATATGGTATATTTCCTTTAAGAG GTAAAATTTTGAACGTAAGAGAAGCAACACATAAGCAGATTTTGGAAAATgcagaaattaataatttaataaaaattcttgGACTCcagtataaaaagaaatatgaaaCTCGAGAAGATTTAAAAACATTACGTTATGGAAAAATGATGATAATGACTGATCAAGATCAG GATGGTTCTCATATCAAAGGCTtactaattaattttattcatcaTAATTGGCCGTcattattgaaattaaatttcgtagAGGAATTTATTACACCTATTGTTAAAGCTTCAAAAGGAAATCAAATATTAAGCTTCTTTTCAATGCCAGAATTCCAGAAATGGAAGTCAGAAACGGAAAATTTTCATACCTACAAAATTAAGTACTACAAAG GTTTGGGTACTTCCACTGCTAAGGAAGCAaaagaatattttgaaaatatgaCTAGACATAGAATTCGATTTAGATATGATGGAGATCAAGATGATCAGAACATCATCATGGCTTTCAGTAAGAAATGTGTTGATCAACGTAAAGATTGGTTAATGAACCATATGGATGAAAcaaagagaagaaaggaaattGGTCTTGGAGAACGCTTTCTGTACGAAAAGGATACACGGACTGTGTCCTTTTCTGACTTCATTAATGTAGAATTGGTTTTATACAGTAACTATGACAATGTTCGGTCTATACCAAATATGATCGATGGTTTTAAACCTGGACAAAGGAAAGTATTATATACATGTTTAAAACGTAATGACAAGCGTGAAGTAAAAGTTGCACAATTAGCTGGTTCTGTAGCTGAACATTCAGCATATCATCATGGCGAAGTTTCTCTTATGTCAACCATCATTAATCTCGCACAAAATTTCGTAGgaagtaataatataaatttactaCAACCAATTGGTCAATTTGGTACGAGACTCGCCGGAGGAAAGGATGCAGCGAGTCCTCGTTACATTTTCACAATGCTCAG TCCATTAGCAAGATATATATTTCACAAACATGATGATCCTTTATTAAAACATGAATATGATGATAATCAAAAAATTGAACCTGTCTTTTATGTACCAACTATACCAATGGTATTAGTAAATGGTGCTGATGGTATTGGTACTGGATGGATGACAAAGATACCAAATTATAATCCTagagaaataattgaaaatttatatagaaTGATGGATGGTGCTGACCCAAAACCAAtg GTACCATATTATAAAAACTTTAAAGGGGTCATAGAAAGTTGTGGAGATTATAGATATGTTATTAATGGAGAAATCTCAGTGATAGCACCAGATAAAGTTGAAATTACTGAACTACCAGTTGGGACTTGGACTCAAACATATAAAGAAACAGTATTGGAACCAATGTTACATGGAACTGAGAAAATCCCAGCTATGATTAG TGATTACAAGGAATATAATACAGATACAGCAGTACACTTTATAATAATGATAAATCGTGATAAGTTAGTAGAACTAGAAAGAGATGGTCTTCATAAAGCATTTAAATTGCAAACAACAACAACAGTTACATCTATG TGTGCTTTTGACGAGAATCTATGTCTACAAAAATATGATAGTGTTCTTCAGATTTTAAAAGGTTTTTATAAAGTAAGGTTAGAAACGTAtcataaaagaaaagaatatttgGAAGGTATATTACAAGCAGAGGCATCTAAGCTTTCAAATCAAGCACGATTCATTCTAGAAAAGTGTGATGGTACTAtagtaatagaaaataaaaaaaggaaagatatgATTGCTGAATTAATTAGGCGAGAATATGAATCTGATCCAGTCTTGGCCTGGAAGTTATCACAAAACAGGGAAGAAGTTTTAGTAAGTATT GAAGAAGTAGCAGAAAATGTCGATGAAGAATCAGCTACATCATCTACAGCTATTGGAAAAGAGAACTTCGATTATTTACTAGGAATGACATTGTGGTGTTtaacgaaggaaaagaaagatgaactattacgtcaaaaAGACGATAAATTAGCGGAATTGAAAAGGTTACAAGCTCGTACACCTATTTCTTTATGGAAAGAGGATTTAGATAACTTGTTAAATGAATTGAATAGA ttagaagaaaaagaacgaaaagaAGAGCAGAAGTCTAAACAATGTATTAAAAAACCACCCTCAAAGTATTACACTTCTGATGATATTCGTCGAATAGTACCCATAATTGATActgaattaaaaagaaagattgaAAAAGCAGAAATTGTATCTAAGGATAAAAAGGAGGGCATAAAGAAACATCAAAGG gtAAAAAAAGAACCAATAGAAGATAAAGATGAATTTGACATGTTGATTGAATCAAATGCCAAACCTATAGATGATAGATTGGGCAATTCTccagaaaaaatagaaaaaagagcTGGTGGCAAAAAAA gattgaaacaaacaacattaCAATTTAAATCCAaagcgaaaaaagaaaaagacgacaagaagaaagataaagatTCTGATAGTAATGATGATATTGATTTTGGCAGTATTTCTCCTCCTCCAGCACCTCGTACATCTCGTAGAGCAGCAGCAG CTAAAAAGAATTACAACTATAGTAGTGCAGAATCTTCTTCTAGTGATGAAATACTCAGTATTTCTTCAGACATGGAGCA taaAACAAAACCTACTACAGCTGTCATTAATAGCGATTCTGATGATATTCTCAAAATACATAAGAAAC CTAGTTCGGAAGAACTTTTTGATTCATTAGTTGGTAGTACTCCAGAAAAACAATCAACAAAAGCTCCTGCAGCATCTAGCGAAGAATCATCTTCAATATTCTCACCTCCGATGAAAG CTCCCGCTAAAAAGAAAACTGAAAATGGTGGAAAGGCAATGAAAAGGCAATTAAAGAAAAAAGTTGTTTCTTCTGATTCAGACTCGGAGGAAGTTATGTTTTCAAATAAACAAACTCCC gtaaagaaaagaaagaagaagtctGAGTCGGAGGAAGAAAGTATTCTTAGTGCAGTAGATAATTCTCCGGTACCACCTCGAAAAACTGCCGGCCGTGCTCGTAAACCTATTTCATACGCTGTTTCGGATGATGATGAGGATGATTCCAACTGA